One window from the genome of Rhodobacteraceae bacterium S2214 encodes:
- a CDS encoding carbon-monoxide dehydrogenase large subunit, with protein MKDEVTRDERVANLKGMGCSRKRVEDARFTQGKGNYVDDVKLDGMLFGDFVRSPYAHARIKGVNAEEALKVPGVLAVLTAADLEPLGLHWMPTLAGDKQMVLADGKVLYQGQEVAFVVAEDRYAAADGIELVEVDYEELPVLVNPFEALKSDVVLREDLVAEDGSIPDGAHGPRKHHNHIFTWDAGDKEPTEQVISEADIVAEESMYYHRTHPCPLETCGCVASMDKVNGKLTLWGTFQAPHAIRTIVSLISGIEEHNIRVISPDIGGGFGNKVGAYPGYVCSVVASIVTGKPVKWIEDRMDNLMTTAFARDYHMTGKISATKEGKITGLHCHVTADHGGFDACADPTKFPAGFMNICTGSYDIPTAYLEVDGVYTNKAPGGVSYRCSFRVTEAVYFIERMIEVLAIKLNMDAAELRRINFIKKEQFPYTAALGWEYDSGDYHTAWDKALKAVDYEGLRAEQAQRVEDFKAGKTRKLMGIGLSFFTEIVGAGPVKNCDILGLGMFDSCEIRIHPTGSAIARLGTISQGQGHATTFAQILASEIGLPADSITIEEGDTDTAPYGLGTYGSRSTPVAGAATAMAGRKIRAKAQMIAAYLLEVHDNDVEFDVDRFVVKGAPEKFKTMKEIAFAAYNQAIPGIEPGLEAVSYYDPPNMTYPFGAYVCVMDIDVDTGVPEIRRFYALDDCGTRINPMIIEGQVHGGLTEALAVALGQEIAYDDMGNCKTGTLMDFFLPTAWEVPNYETDYTVTPSPHHPIGAKGVGESPHVGGVPCFSNAVQDAFRPFGNTHTNMPHDHWRIWQTANKLGLHD; from the coding sequence ATGAAAGACGAAGTCACACGCGACGAACGGGTCGCTAATCTGAAAGGCATGGGCTGTTCGCGCAAGCGCGTTGAAGACGCCCGTTTCACACAAGGAAAAGGCAACTACGTCGATGACGTGAAATTAGACGGAATGCTGTTTGGCGACTTTGTCCGGTCACCTTATGCTCACGCACGCATCAAGGGGGTCAACGCAGAAGAGGCGCTGAAAGTCCCAGGTGTTCTGGCTGTTTTGACAGCTGCTGATCTGGAACCGCTTGGTCTGCATTGGATGCCGACGCTTGCCGGTGACAAGCAAATGGTTCTGGCGGACGGCAAGGTGCTGTACCAAGGCCAAGAAGTCGCGTTTGTCGTGGCCGAAGATCGCTATGCCGCCGCTGACGGGATCGAACTTGTGGAAGTTGACTACGAAGAACTACCGGTTCTTGTGAACCCGTTCGAGGCGCTGAAATCTGACGTCGTTCTGCGTGAAGATCTGGTGGCCGAGGACGGGTCAATTCCTGACGGTGCACATGGTCCGCGCAAACACCACAACCATATTTTCACATGGGATGCGGGCGACAAAGAACCGACCGAACAAGTGATTTCCGAAGCCGACATCGTCGCCGAAGAATCCATGTATTACCACCGCACGCATCCATGCCCGTTGGAAACCTGCGGCTGTGTGGCATCGATGGACAAAGTGAACGGCAAGCTGACGCTGTGGGGCACGTTCCAAGCGCCGCACGCAATCCGGACGATTGTGTCGCTGATTTCAGGGATCGAGGAACACAACATCCGCGTGATTTCGCCTGATATCGGCGGGGGCTTTGGCAACAAGGTTGGCGCTTACCCGGGCTATGTGTGTTCGGTCGTGGCCTCCATCGTGACGGGCAAACCTGTCAAATGGATCGAAGACCGCATGGACAATCTAATGACCACCGCGTTTGCGCGTGATTATCACATGACAGGCAAGATTTCGGCCACCAAGGAAGGCAAGATCACAGGGCTGCATTGTCACGTAACGGCGGACCATGGCGGCTTTGACGCCTGCGCCGACCCGACGAAATTCCCTGCAGGTTTCATGAACATCTGTACGGGATCTTATGACATCCCGACCGCCTATCTAGAGGTAGACGGCGTCTACACAAACAAGGCACCGGGTGGGGTGAGCTACCGCTGCTCTTTCCGGGTCACCGAAGCTGTGTATTTCATCGAGCGGATGATCGAGGTTCTGGCCATCAAGTTGAACATGGATGCAGCTGAACTGCGCCGGATCAATTTTATTAAAAAGGAACAGTTCCCGTATACGGCCGCCCTTGGTTGGGAATACGATTCCGGCGATTACCACACGGCGTGGGATAAGGCGCTGAAGGCTGTTGATTACGAAGGTCTGCGGGCCGAACAGGCGCAGCGTGTCGAAGATTTCAAAGCGGGTAAGACCCGCAAACTGATGGGAATCGGTCTGTCGTTCTTCACTGAAATCGTCGGCGCAGGTCCGGTCAAGAACTGTGATATTCTCGGCCTTGGCATGTTTGATAGCTGCGAAATTCGCATCCATCCAACGGGATCCGCGATTGCACGGCTTGGGACGATTTCACAGGGGCAAGGACACGCAACAACGTTTGCGCAAATCCTTGCGTCCGAGATTGGTTTGCCAGCGGACAGCATCACGATTGAGGAAGGCGACACCGACACGGCACCTTACGGGCTTGGAACCTACGGGTCTCGGTCCACTCCTGTTGCGGGTGCTGCGACGGCTATGGCTGGTCGGAAAATCCGGGCGAAGGCCCAGATGATCGCGGCTTATCTGCTCGAAGTGCACGACAATGACGTGGAATTCGATGTGGATCGTTTCGTGGTTAAGGGTGCGCCTGAAAAGTTCAAGACGATGAAGGAAATCGCCTTTGCCGCCTACAATCAAGCGATCCCGGGGATTGAACCGGGGCTTGAGGCGGTCAGCTACTACGATCCACCGAACATGACCTATCCATTCGGCGCTTATGTCTGTGTGATGGACATCGATGTGGACACAGGTGTCCCTGAAATCCGCCGTTTCTATGCGCTTGATGACTGCGGCACGCGGATCAACCCGATGATTATCGAAGGGCAGGTTCATGGCGGATTGACAGAAGCACTTGCCGTCGCGTTGGGGCAGGAAATTGCTTACGACGATATGGGCAACTGTAAGACGGGTACGTTGATGGACTTCTTCCTGCCAACGGCCTGGGAGGTCCCCAATTACGAAACCGACTATACCGTGACCCCAAGCCCGCATCACCCGATTGGGGCCAAAGGCGTAGGTGAAAGCCCCCATGTGGGTGGTGTGCCGTGTTTCTCGAATGCTGTGCAGGATGCGTTCCGCCCGTTTGGCAACACGCACACGAACATGCCGCATGATCATTGGCGGATTTGGCAGACAGCCAACAAGCTTGGCTTGCACGACTAG
- a CDS encoding MoxR family ATPase yields MTWTDLQNALGRQGYVASDDLAVALQLALALGRPLLLEGAAGVGKTEVARTLAAVKDTQLLRLQCYEGLDAAQAIYEWNYQRQLLTIRAAAEDGETGKAVEDRIFSRDFLLERPLLAAITQDVPPVLLIDEIDRADEEFEAYLLEILSDYQVSIPELGTITATSKPMVILTSNGTRDLSDALRRRCLYTYVDYPDRETELAILKARCPDVEDQLARQVIGFVQKLREEELDKTPGVAEMLDFAAALMGLGIADLTDNPVVLQSTLTTLLKTQNDQAQITKEVAGRIAGRAA; encoded by the coding sequence ATGACTTGGACAGATTTACAAAACGCTCTTGGGCGACAGGGTTATGTTGCCTCTGATGACCTCGCCGTTGCGTTGCAATTGGCGTTGGCGTTGGGCAGGCCGTTGTTGTTGGAAGGTGCAGCTGGCGTCGGCAAAACCGAAGTTGCACGGACGTTAGCGGCTGTCAAAGACACGCAGCTTCTGCGGTTGCAATGCTACGAAGGTCTGGATGCTGCGCAGGCGATTTACGAATGGAACTACCAGCGGCAGTTGCTGACAATCCGCGCTGCTGCAGAGGATGGCGAGACAGGTAAAGCCGTTGAGGATCGAATATTCTCACGGGACTTTCTGTTGGAACGACCGTTGTTGGCGGCGATCACGCAGGATGTGCCACCTGTATTGCTCATTGATGAAATCGACCGGGCTGATGAAGAGTTCGAAGCCTATTTGCTAGAAATTCTGTCCGACTATCAGGTCTCAATCCCTGAATTGGGAACGATAACAGCAACTTCCAAGCCGATGGTGATCTTAACGTCCAACGGCACGCGCGATCTGTCGGACGCGTTGCGTCGTCGCTGTTTGTATACGTATGTTGACTACCCTGACCGCGAAACGGAGCTTGCGATCCTGAAGGCGCGCTGCCCCGATGTTGAGGACCAACTCGCACGCCAAGTGATCGGGTTTGTGCAAAAGCTGCGTGAAGAAGAATTGGACAAGACACCGGGCGTGGCGGAAATGCTCGACTTTGCTGCGGCCTTGATGGGGCTTGGCATTGCGGATTTGACGGATAATCCGGTGGTATTGCAATCGACGTTGACGACCTTGTTGAAGACGCAAAACGACCAAGCCCAGATCACGAAAGAAGTTGCAGGGCGTATCGCGGGACGCGCCGCATGA
- a CDS encoding VWA domain-containing protein has translation MTRVTRFAGRDPGPAARVSGFIAHLRENGLRLGVAEADLSLAALTHVNAAAPEETRRALRAVCTGCKDEATRFDALFDAYWMDAGRVKQKVIKTPTATASDDVHSSRDGQGEDASTSGTVTAPDDGQGDANSDGTGKLIATELRNMSRKDLRDLVRPEDIAEAEAVARRLGAALRDRRSRRRIAARKGDRLHFRKTIRHSLATGGEPVRLLRKKRPDRTRKIVALCDVSGSMTVYAQVFLAFLSGLMRADTAADAYLFHTRLVRITEALRDKDAMRAIGRMSLMADGFGGGSKIGPSLGLFADTYAKRFVDGRSVVLILSDGYDTSAPEIMDAALAKIKKRGCRVIWLNPLKAWRDYAPVAEGMAAALHHLDLFAPANTLADLAALEQELTRI, from the coding sequence ATGACCCGTGTGACGCGCTTTGCTGGACGTGATCCGGGACCCGCGGCCCGGGTGTCGGGCTTTATTGCGCATTTGCGTGAAAACGGGCTGCGGTTGGGCGTGGCCGAAGCGGATTTGTCGCTGGCGGCGCTCACGCATGTGAATGCAGCGGCTCCGGAAGAAACGCGTCGCGCATTGCGGGCTGTTTGCACGGGTTGCAAGGATGAAGCGACACGCTTTGACGCGTTGTTTGACGCCTATTGGATGGACGCGGGGCGGGTGAAGCAGAAAGTTATCAAAACACCGACCGCGACAGCCAGTGACGATGTGCATTCATCGCGCGACGGGCAGGGCGAAGATGCAAGTACCAGCGGGACGGTCACTGCGCCGGATGACGGACAGGGTGATGCGAACAGCGACGGGACGGGAAAGCTGATCGCGACGGAACTGCGGAACATGTCCCGTAAGGACCTGCGTGATCTCGTGCGCCCAGAGGATATTGCAGAGGCCGAAGCAGTGGCGCGGCGGTTGGGTGCCGCACTTCGCGATAGACGGTCGCGTCGCAGGATCGCGGCCCGCAAAGGCGACCGCCTGCATTTCCGCAAAACCATCCGGCACAGTCTTGCGACGGGCGGCGAACCTGTGCGCCTGCTGCGCAAGAAACGCCCCGACCGGACCCGCAAGATCGTCGCGCTTTGCGATGTATCCGGATCAATGACGGTCTATGCGCAGGTCTTTCTCGCGTTTTTGTCGGGGTTGATGCGGGCGGATACGGCGGCTGATGCGTACCTGTTTCACACCCGTCTTGTGCGGATAACCGAAGCGTTGCGCGACAAAGACGCGATGCGCGCGATTGGACGGATGTCGTTGATGGCCGATGGCTTTGGTGGAGGATCAAAGATCGGACCGTCGCTGGGTCTTTTCGCGGATACCTATGCCAAAAGGTTCGTTGATGGCCGATCTGTCGTGCTGATCTTGTCGGATGGTTATGACACCTCTGCGCCTGAAATTATGGATGCAGCCTTGGCGAAAATCAAAAAGCGTGGATGCAGGGTTATCTGGCTCAACCCGTTGAAGGCATGGCGTGATTACGCGCCGGTGGCCGAAGGGATGGCAGCCGCGCTGCACCATCTGGACCTGTTCGCGCCTGCAAATACCTTGGCCGATCTCGCGGCACTGGAACAGGAGTTGACGAGAATATGA
- a CDS encoding XdhC family protein produces the protein MTPAEIQSVDLADVAQKLRANDEPFAFATIVRTAGATAAKPGAKALLGADGTILHGWLGGGCTRGAVKRAAVDALQSGKPQLVSVAPEDLLEERGVAAGDEVDGTKFARNGCPSRGTVDIFIEPCLPMPQLVVLGGSPVAEALIRIAPQFHWTPAAEIADGSGTARQKVVVIATQGQGDMNALTEALQADAQHVAFVGSKRKFATLADKLEAAGFDRSTIDAVKAPAGLDIGAVTPEEIALSILAELVSVRRRSVKVDAV, from the coding sequence ATGACACCTGCCGAAATCCAATCTGTGGACCTTGCCGATGTCGCCCAAAAACTGCGGGCGAATGACGAACCTTTTGCGTTTGCGACGATCGTGCGGACGGCTGGCGCGACCGCTGCAAAGCCGGGCGCGAAGGCGTTGTTGGGTGCCGATGGGACAATCTTGCATGGTTGGCTGGGCGGCGGCTGTACGCGCGGCGCGGTGAAACGCGCCGCGGTGGATGCCCTGCAATCAGGCAAACCGCAGCTTGTGTCTGTAGCCCCCGAAGACCTGCTTGAAGAACGTGGTGTGGCGGCAGGTGACGAAGTCGACGGGACCAAGTTTGCGCGAAACGGCTGCCCGTCACGCGGCACTGTCGACATCTTTATTGAGCCGTGCCTGCCGATGCCGCAATTGGTTGTGCTGGGTGGTTCACCCGTGGCCGAGGCGTTGATCCGGATCGCGCCGCAGTTTCATTGGACACCAGCGGCCGAGATCGCGGATGGGTCGGGCACAGCGCGGCAGAAGGTCGTGGTCATTGCCACGCAGGGCCAAGGTGACATGAATGCGCTGACCGAAGCATTGCAGGCAGATGCGCAGCACGTGGCTTTTGTCGGCAGCAAACGCAAATTTGCGACATTGGCGGACAAGCTTGAGGCCGCAGGGTTCGACCGGTCAACGATTGACGCGGTCAAAGCCCCCGCCGGTCTGGATATCGGGGCCGTGACCCCTGAAGAAATCGCGCTGTCGATTTTGGCGGAGCTGGTCAGTGTACGGCGTAGGTCCGTCAAAGTTGATGCTGTTTAG
- a CDS encoding carbon monoxide dehydrogenase subunit G codes for MELADEIVINAPKDRVYAALNDPEILQQCIPGCEELIMHSDNELEAKVVLKVGPVKAKFSGDVVLDTTGAPDAFSLTGKGNGGAAGHAKGGADVTLTADGDTTILRYEAKAEIGGKLAQLGSRLIQSTAKKLAAKFFKSFADVMDQEPVA; via the coding sequence ATGGAACTCGCCGATGAGATCGTCATCAACGCCCCAAAAGACCGCGTATATGCCGCGCTGAATGACCCAGAGATTCTGCAGCAATGCATTCCGGGCTGCGAAGAACTGATCATGCATTCCGACAATGAACTCGAAGCCAAAGTTGTGCTGAAAGTCGGCCCCGTAAAGGCGAAGTTCAGCGGCGATGTTGTGCTAGACACAACTGGCGCGCCTGATGCGTTTTCATTGACGGGCAAAGGCAACGGTGGTGCTGCGGGCCACGCAAAGGGCGGCGCGGATGTGACGCTGACGGCGGATGGTGATACCACAATTCTACGCTACGAAGCAAAGGCTGAAATCGGTGGAAAGCTTGCCCAATTAGGGAGCCGTCTGATCCAAAGCACTGCCAAGAAACTGGCCGCAAAGTTCTTTAAATCCTTTGCTGATGTGATGGATCAAGAACCCGTTGCCTAA
- a CDS encoding XdhC family protein: MPKAISYIEHPSDVIAHAAHLTAQGRAFALITSVGIEGGAARDEGSLALVGETGAMVGYLSNGCIDKDIQFQAIEALRTSEKKLVRYGKGSQFADLSLPCGGALDILIDPTPDIAALSAAHRDLENRRPTILRSTLPVVGAPTLSFRYAPQFRLVLAGRGAVFRAMAELGVASGFQVRLMSPDEEDLDDLATITGAGGVHLKSTQAAVRTDWLDPYAAFLTLFHDHDWEPALLQAALTSSACFIGSLGSRRTHEARIERLIAMGVTAADAHRVQGPIGLVPSLREAPLIAVSALAQIVAHRPVAIERCLPCNDDASFGSSPDRAPQVVARADSVDA, encoded by the coding sequence TTGCCTAAAGCAATTTCATATATCGAACACCCCAGCGATGTGATCGCCCATGCCGCACACTTAACGGCACAGGGCAGGGCGTTTGCCCTAATCACATCGGTGGGGATCGAAGGTGGGGCGGCACGCGACGAAGGATCATTAGCACTTGTCGGCGAGACGGGCGCAATGGTTGGTTATCTGTCGAACGGCTGTATCGACAAAGATATCCAGTTCCAGGCGATAGAGGCGCTGCGTACGTCCGAAAAGAAACTGGTCCGGTATGGTAAGGGGTCGCAGTTTGCGGACCTGTCCCTGCCGTGCGGTGGCGCTTTGGATATCTTGATTGATCCGACGCCAGACATTGCCGCGCTTAGTGCGGCGCATCGCGATCTTGAAAACCGTCGCCCGACAATTTTGCGATCTACCTTGCCAGTCGTTGGGGCACCGACGCTGTCGTTTCGGTATGCACCGCAGTTTCGATTGGTGCTCGCTGGACGCGGCGCGGTTTTCCGCGCGATGGCTGAACTTGGTGTGGCTTCCGGTTTTCAGGTCCGGCTTATGTCTCCTGACGAAGAGGATCTGGATGACTTGGCGACAATCACTGGCGCAGGCGGGGTTCATTTGAAATCGACACAAGCTGCGGTGCGGACTGACTGGCTGGACCCATACGCGGCCTTTCTAACGCTGTTCCACGACCACGATTGGGAACCTGCGCTGTTGCAGGCCGCGTTGACGTCATCGGCCTGCTTCATTGGTAGCCTTGGCAGCAGAAGAACACATGAGGCGCGCATCGAACGACTTATTGCGATGGGCGTGACTGCTGCTGATGCGCACCGCGTTCAGGGGCCAATCGGGCTTGTGCCGTCACTACGCGAAGCGCCGTTGATTGCTGTTTCAGCGTTGGCGCAAATCGTGGCGCACAGGCCAGTCGCTATAGAGCGGTGTTTGCCATGCAACGACGACGCTAGTTTCGGATCTAGCCCTGACAGGGCCCCGCAAGTGGTCGCGCGGGCCGACAGTGTCGACGCTTAA
- the urtA gene encoding urea ABC transporter substrate-binding protein: MTIRNTLLTSISVLGLAGAAAAECADPIKVGVLHSLSGSMAISETTLKDAMLMLIDQQNAAGGLLGCELEAVVVDPASDWPLFAEKARELLTVNEVDVIFGNWTSVSRKSVLPVIEELNGLLFYPVQYEGEESSKNVFYTGAAPNQQAIPATDYFLEELGVEKFALLGTDYVYPRTTNNILESYLMDKGIAAEDIFVNYTPFGQSDWATIVADVVALGEDGKQVGVISTINGDANIGFYKELAAAGISADDIPVVAFSVGEEELSGLDTSNLVGHLAAWNYFQSAESDANEEFIAAWKAFAGEERVTNDPMEAHYIGFNMWVNAVEAAETTDVDAVRTAMYGQEFPNLTGGTAVMLPNHHLAKPVLIGEIQADGQFDIISQTTEVPGDAWTDFLPASAVLKSDWKDLECGMYNTETETCVQLTSNY, encoded by the coding sequence TTGACTATTCGAAATACTCTGCTCACATCTATTTCCGTGCTGGGCCTTGCTGGTGCAGCTGCTGCTGAATGTGCAGATCCCATCAAGGTTGGCGTTCTGCACTCTTTGTCCGGCTCCATGGCGATTTCCGAGACAACACTGAAAGACGCGATGTTGATGCTGATCGACCAGCAAAACGCTGCAGGCGGTCTGTTGGGCTGTGAACTGGAAGCGGTTGTTGTTGATCCTGCATCCGATTGGCCGCTGTTTGCTGAAAAAGCACGCGAGCTGCTGACAGTGAACGAAGTTGACGTGATCTTCGGCAACTGGACATCTGTTTCCCGTAAATCGGTTCTTCCAGTCATCGAAGAACTGAACGGCCTGCTGTTCTACCCAGTTCAGTACGAAGGCGAAGAGTCTTCCAAAAACGTATTCTACACAGGCGCTGCGCCAAACCAGCAGGCGATCCCAGCGACCGACTATTTCCTCGAAGAGCTTGGTGTTGAGAAATTCGCGCTGTTGGGCACTGACTATGTGTATCCGCGTACAACAAACAACATCCTTGAATCTTACCTGATGGACAAAGGCATCGCTGCTGAGGATATCTTCGTAAACTACACACCTTTTGGTCAGTCTGACTGGGCCACGATCGTTGCTGACGTTGTCGCACTTGGCGAAGACGGTAAGCAGGTTGGCGTGATTTCCACCATCAACGGCGACGCGAACATCGGCTTCTACAAAGAACTGGCCGCTGCTGGTATCTCTGCAGACGATATCCCAGTTGTTGCGTTCTCTGTGGGTGAAGAAGAGCTATCCGGTTTGGACACATCTAACCTTGTTGGTCACTTGGCTGCATGGAACTACTTCCAGTCTGCAGAAAGCGACGCGAACGAAGAATTCATCGCGGCATGGAAAGCTTTTGCTGGCGAAGAGCGCGTAACAAACGACCCAATGGAAGCCCACTACATCGGTTTCAACATGTGGGTGAACGCGGTTGAAGCGGCAGAAACAACTGACGTGGATGCGGTTCGCACAGCCATGTACGGTCAAGAATTCCCGAACCTGACTGGCGGTACAGCGGTGATGTTGCCAAACCACCACCTCGCAAAACCAGTTCTGATTGGTGAAATCCAAGCAGACGGTCAGTTCGACATCATCTCCCAGACTACTGAAGTACCGGGCGATGCATGGACAGATTTCTTGCCAGCATCCGCTGTTCTGAAATCCGATTGGAAAGATCTGGAATGCGGCATGTACAACACTGAAACAGAGACCTGTGTTCAGCTGACATCCAACTACTAA
- the urtB gene encoding urea ABC transporter permease subunit UrtB, with protein MRSFLTAVLMFVSFASVATAQDLQSILQTHAEEVAKPSRNSVSVVLDDLAASGLPQVTVFLEKWAEKEVWQGQDGLFYFGAEDDDVLTWASVDTDDTGTAPADNYSQIKPNGGVRRLIGTALVQFQLSDPDLDRRTAAVASIARRPDASQLAPLLASIEGEADAVLKARKVQVANFMQARFADDTDARIAAIESLSKDTTVEARAVLNQILSSKMGVAVEAPDVNVATIIDPFDAPEESYAILVEAGLAPAKQTPAEIRQTLEANITDGRVGGVPLAQLSDPALRERAYAALSTAGLAPTLITDLTRDVALNSHVFYEAYDEDDAAITDAAQAALASVETRVGTAQVADLTLDALSLASIFFLAAIGLAITFGVMGVINMAHGEFIMMGAYTGYVVQLFIPNYTVSIIVALPVAFAVTFAAGVAMERLVIRWLYDRPLETLLATFGISVALQQLAKNIFGTQARPLTSPDWLAGAWVVNDVIQISYIRIAIFVLALIFLGLILYILKRTRLGLEVRAVTQNPGMAASMGINPAKINMLTFGLGSGIAGIAGVAIGLYAKVTSEMGSDYIVQSFMTVVVGGVGNVWGTLAGAAMIGFGQKGIEWFNPSNTLAAQTYMILFVILFIQFRPKGIVALKGRAAGD; from the coding sequence ATGCGCAGTTTTCTGACCGCAGTCTTGATGTTCGTCTCTTTTGCTAGCGTCGCTACCGCGCAAGACCTTCAATCCATCCTCCAAACCCACGCCGAAGAAGTCGCCAAACCATCCCGTAATTCGGTGAGTGTCGTTTTGGATGATCTGGCCGCCAGCGGTCTGCCGCAGGTAACCGTGTTCCTTGAAAAGTGGGCTGAAAAGGAAGTTTGGCAGGGCCAAGATGGTCTGTTCTATTTCGGTGCTGAAGACGATGATGTTCTGACTTGGGCGTCCGTGGATACCGATGACACCGGTACCGCGCCCGCCGATAATTACAGCCAGATTAAACCAAACGGTGGCGTGCGTCGCTTGATCGGGACAGCACTTGTCCAGTTCCAACTGAGCGATCCTGATCTCGACCGCCGGACTGCAGCCGTCGCCTCCATCGCCCGCAGACCTGATGCCAGCCAATTGGCCCCGTTACTTGCGTCGATAGAAGGTGAAGCGGACGCGGTTTTGAAAGCACGCAAAGTCCAAGTCGCTAATTTCATGCAGGCCCGGTTTGCTGATGATACCGATGCGCGTATCGCCGCAATTGAAAGCCTGTCGAAAGACACAACAGTCGAAGCGCGTGCAGTCCTAAACCAGATTCTAAGCAGCAAGATGGGCGTTGCTGTCGAGGCACCCGACGTCAATGTTGCGACGATCATCGACCCGTTTGATGCACCCGAAGAGTCGTACGCCATTTTGGTCGAAGCGGGGTTGGCACCAGCTAAGCAAACGCCTGCAGAAATTCGCCAAACACTAGAGGCGAACATCACCGACGGCCGCGTGGGCGGTGTCCCACTAGCGCAATTGTCGGACCCCGCGTTGCGCGAAAGAGCTTATGCCGCGTTGTCGACGGCGGGTCTTGCCCCAACATTGATCACAGATCTGACCCGCGACGTCGCGCTGAATTCACATGTGTTTTACGAGGCCTATGACGAAGATGACGCTGCGATTACCGATGCTGCTCAGGCAGCGTTAGCTTCTGTAGAAACTCGCGTTGGCACTGCTCAAGTGGCCGACCTGACGTTGGACGCGCTGTCGTTGGCCTCGATCTTCTTTCTGGCCGCTATTGGCCTTGCGATTACGTTTGGCGTGATGGGCGTCATCAACATGGCCCACGGTGAATTCATCATGATGGGGGCCTATACAGGTTACGTCGTACAGTTGTTCATTCCGAATTACACGGTGTCGATCATCGTGGCGCTTCCTGTGGCTTTTGCTGTGACCTTCGCTGCAGGCGTGGCGATGGAACGGCTGGTGATCCGCTGGCTTTATGACCGTCCGTTGGAAACACTGCTGGCGACTTTCGGTATTTCAGTAGCGCTGCAACAGCTTGCTAAGAACATCTTCGGTACACAGGCGCGTCCGCTGACGTCGCCTGACTGGCTTGCTGGTGCTTGGGTCGTCAATGACGTGATCCAGATCAGCTACATTCGTATCGCGATCTTCGTGCTCGCGCTGATCTTCCTCGGGCTGATCCTGTATATCCTGAAACGCACGCGATTGGGCCTTGAAGTTCGTGCCGTGACGCAAAACCCCGGCATGGCAGCGTCGATGGGGATCAATCCCGCCAAGATCAACATGCTGACCTTTGGCTTGGGATCAGGCATCGCGGGTATCGCAGGTGTCGCCATCGGGCTTTATGCCAAGGTGACGTCAGAGATGGGTTCAGATTACATCGTGCAAAGCTTCATGACCGTGGTTGTCGGCGGTGTCGGCAATGTCTGGGGCACGCTGGCAGGGGCTGCGATGATCGGCTTTGGTCAGAAAGGCATTGAATGGTTCAACCCGTCCAACACGCTGGCCGCGCAAACCTACATGATCCTGTTTGTAATCCTTTTCATTCAATTTAGGCCGAAGGGTATCGTCGCCCTCAAAGGTCGGGCGGCAGGAGATTGA